From the Streptomyces nigrescens genome, one window contains:
- a CDS encoding (2Fe-2S)-binding protein encodes MARTPAELAGAHPGASFEITMDGRPVPALPGQSVAAALWSAGILAWRTTRTTGRPRGAFCGIGQCYDCLATINGEPNRRACLVPARPGDVITTQEGHGHARIGV; translated from the coding sequence GTGGCCCGTACCCCCGCCGAACTGGCAGGGGCGCACCCCGGCGCGTCGTTCGAGATCACGATGGACGGCCGTCCGGTCCCCGCTCTTCCCGGCCAGTCCGTCGCCGCGGCCCTGTGGTCCGCCGGCATCCTCGCCTGGCGCACCACCCGCACCACCGGCCGCCCGAGGGGCGCCTTCTGCGGCATCGGACAGTGCTACGACTGCCTCGCCACCATCAACGGGGAGCCCAACCGCAGGGCCTGTCTGGTGCCCGCCCGCCCCGGCGACGTGATCACCACCCAGGAGGGACACGGCCATGCCCGCATCGGCGTCTGA
- a CDS encoding NAD(P)/FAD-dependent oxidoreductase translates to MPASASDPYDLAVIGAGCAGLAGAVAAAGHGLSVALLDASPQTGGQFYRHPAPALGAARPEALHHDWPAFAALRRRLERSDVRQLSGHHVWAVTKEDGDLWAVHAATGADGADERPVRVRARAVLLATGAYERQLPFPGWTLPGVVGAGGAQAMLKSGLVLPGRRIVVAGSGPLLLAVASSLAAAGAQVPAVIEASGYQGYARHPRVLAANPRKLAEAAVHGAALLRHRVRLRTRSAVTEVHGTDRVSAVTVTRLDRDWRPVRGTGRRIACDALAVGHGLVPQIELATALGCATRTTADGTLALALDGLQETSVRGLWAAGETGGVGGAELARAEGELAGLAAAVRLHGHPVHGGRVRELRRRRDRMRAFAEAMAVSHAPAAGWTGWLTDDTDVCRCEEVTAGRIREAVTDLGARDAHTVKLLTRAGMGWCQGRMCGTAAACLAAGGGAAEPPAERRPFAVPVPLSALASPDEPTGSRPDAAPPVDD, encoded by the coding sequence ATGCCCGCATCGGCGTCTGACCCGTACGACCTCGCGGTGATCGGAGCGGGCTGCGCCGGTCTCGCCGGCGCCGTCGCGGCCGCCGGACACGGCCTGTCCGTAGCCCTGCTGGACGCCTCGCCGCAGACCGGCGGGCAGTTCTACCGGCATCCGGCGCCGGCCCTCGGCGCGGCCCGGCCCGAGGCGCTGCACCATGACTGGCCGGCCTTCGCCGCACTGCGCCGCCGGCTGGAGCGGAGCGACGTCCGCCAGCTGTCCGGGCACCACGTCTGGGCCGTCACGAAGGAGGACGGTGACCTGTGGGCGGTGCACGCCGCCACCGGGGCCGACGGCGCCGACGAGCGGCCGGTGCGGGTGCGGGCCCGTGCGGTTCTGCTCGCGACCGGCGCGTATGAACGTCAACTCCCCTTCCCCGGCTGGACCTTGCCCGGGGTCGTGGGTGCCGGGGGAGCGCAGGCCATGCTCAAGTCCGGCCTGGTGCTGCCCGGCCGGCGCATCGTCGTGGCGGGCAGCGGCCCCCTGCTCCTCGCGGTCGCCTCCTCGCTGGCCGCCGCCGGTGCGCAGGTCCCCGCCGTGATCGAGGCATCCGGCTATCAGGGATACGCACGCCATCCCCGTGTGCTCGCGGCCAACCCGCGGAAACTCGCCGAGGCGGCGGTGCACGGTGCCGCTCTGCTGCGGCACCGGGTACGGCTGCGCACCCGCAGCGCGGTCACCGAGGTGCACGGCACCGACCGGGTCTCGGCCGTCACCGTCACCCGGCTCGACCGCGACTGGCGGCCCGTACGGGGGACGGGCCGGCGGATCGCATGCGACGCGCTCGCGGTGGGACACGGCCTCGTCCCGCAGATCGAGCTGGCCACCGCACTCGGCTGCGCCACCCGCACCACCGCGGACGGGACCTTGGCCCTGGCCCTGGACGGCCTTCAGGAGACCTCGGTACGCGGTCTGTGGGCGGCGGGGGAGACCGGGGGAGTGGGCGGCGCAGAACTCGCCCGCGCGGAAGGGGAGCTGGCCGGGCTGGCGGCAGCCGTCAGACTCCACGGGCACCCCGTCCACGGAGGGCGTGTGCGGGAGCTGCGGCGCCGGCGGGACCGGATGCGTGCCTTCGCCGAGGCGATGGCCGTCAGTCACGCACCGGCGGCGGGCTGGACGGGCTGGCTGACCGACGACACGGATGTCTGCCGCTGCGAGGAGGTGACCGCCGGAAGGATCCGCGAGGCAGTCACCGACCTCGGCGCCCGTGACGCACACACCGTCAAACTCCTCACCAGGGCCGGTATGGGCTGGTGTCAGGGGCGGATGTGCGGGACGGCCGCAGCGTGCCTGGCGGCAGGCGGAGGAGCTGCGGAACCACCCGCCGAACGCCGCCCGTTCGCGGTGCCCGTGCCGCTCTCGGCGCTCGCCTCGCCCGACGAACCCACCGGGAGCCGGCCGGACGCCGCCCCGCCCGTCGACGACTGA
- a CDS encoding GntR family transcriptional regulator produces MGHLKHRDLNATRERLRDQVAHALRAALISGELRPGEVYSAPVLAEDFGISATPVREAMLDLAREGLVEPVRNKGFRVTEVNEHDLDQYTEIRALIEIPMIGRITRTAARGELEALRPVAEEIVRAARDHDLIGYLEADRQFHLELLGLSGNDRLVETVGELRKRSRLYGLTGLDERGELIPSAEEHLELLDLMLAGNAKGAEKCMAKHLGHVRSLWARSGTAAKSGR; encoded by the coding sequence ATGGGGCACCTGAAGCACCGCGATCTCAACGCCACCAGGGAGCGGCTGCGCGACCAGGTCGCCCACGCCCTGCGAGCCGCCCTGATCTCCGGGGAACTGCGGCCGGGGGAGGTGTACTCGGCGCCGGTCCTGGCCGAGGACTTCGGGATCTCGGCCACGCCCGTGCGCGAGGCGATGCTCGACCTGGCGCGCGAGGGCCTGGTCGAGCCCGTCCGCAACAAGGGCTTCCGGGTCACCGAAGTCAACGAGCACGACCTCGACCAGTACACCGAGATCCGCGCGCTCATCGAGATCCCCATGATCGGCCGGATCACCCGCACCGCCGCCCGTGGGGAGCTGGAGGCGCTGCGGCCGGTCGCCGAGGAGATCGTGCGCGCCGCGCGCGACCACGACCTCATCGGCTACCTGGAGGCCGACCGGCAGTTCCACCTCGAACTGCTCGGCCTCAGTGGCAACGACCGCCTCGTCGAGACCGTCGGTGAGCTGCGCAAGCGCTCGCGCCTGTACGGGCTCACCGGCCTGGACGAGCGGGGCGAGCTGATCCCGTCGGCCGAGGAACACCTCGAACTCCTCGACCTCATGCTGGCGGGCAACGCGAAGGGCGCCGAGAAGTGCATGGCCAAGCACCTGGGCCATGTCCGCTCGCTCTGGGCCAGGAGCGGAACCGCGGCGAAATCCGGTAGGTAG
- a CDS encoding proline racemase family protein, translating into MRTRHVFHAVDSHTEGMPTRVITGGVGVIPGATMAERRLHFIEHLDHLRTLLMYEPRGHSAMSGAILQPPTRADADFGVLYIEVSGLLPMCGHGTIGVATVLVESGMVPVTEPVTPVRLDTPAGLVSVDVHVADGVAKSVTLTNVPAFCAALDRTVEVPGYGRVTYDLAFGGNFYAFVELDALGLPFDRARKDDLLAAGLAVMAAINASPDRPVHPEQPEIAGVKHVYLTAPGSDARHSRHAMAIHPGWFDRSPCGTGTSARMAQLHARGELPLDRDFVNESFIGTRFTGRLVAETEVGGLPAVVPTVTGRAWITGTAQYFLDPDDPFPGGFLL; encoded by the coding sequence GTGCGTACGCGTCATGTCTTCCACGCCGTCGACTCGCACACCGAGGGCATGCCCACGCGCGTGATCACGGGGGGCGTCGGTGTGATCCCCGGCGCCACCATGGCCGAGCGCAGGCTCCACTTCATCGAGCACCTCGACCATCTCAGGACCCTCCTGATGTACGAGCCGCGCGGGCACTCCGCCATGAGCGGCGCCATCCTCCAGCCGCCCACCCGCGCCGACGCCGACTTCGGCGTCCTCTACATCGAGGTCTCCGGCCTGCTGCCGATGTGCGGGCACGGCACCATCGGGGTCGCCACCGTCCTCGTCGAGTCCGGCATGGTGCCGGTGACCGAGCCGGTCACCCCCGTCCGGCTCGACACCCCGGCCGGCCTGGTCTCCGTCGACGTACACGTGGCGGACGGGGTGGCGAAATCGGTCACCCTCACCAATGTGCCCGCCTTCTGCGCCGCCCTGGACCGCACGGTGGAGGTCCCGGGGTACGGGAGGGTCACCTACGACCTCGCCTTCGGCGGCAATTTCTACGCCTTCGTCGAACTCGACGCGCTGGGGCTGCCGTTCGACCGGGCCCGCAAGGACGACCTGCTGGCCGCCGGACTGGCCGTCATGGCGGCGATCAACGCGTCGCCGGACCGCCCCGTCCACCCCGAGCAACCGGAGATCGCCGGGGTCAAGCATGTCTATCTGACCGCTCCCGGCTCGGACGCCCGCCACTCGCGGCATGCGATGGCGATCCACCCGGGCTGGTTCGACCGCTCGCCCTGCGGCACCGGCACCTCGGCACGGATGGCACAGCTGCACGCCCGCGGTGAACTGCCCCTGGACCGCGACTTCGTCAACGAGTCCTTCATCGGCACCCGCTTCACCGGCCGGCTCGTCGCCGAGACGGAGGTCGGCGGGCTGCCCGCCGTGGTACCGACCGTCACCGGCCGCGCCTGGATCACCGGCACCGCCCAGTACTTCCTCGACCCGGACGACCCCTTCCCCGGAGGCTTCCTCCTGTGA
- a CDS encoding aldehyde dehydrogenase family protein — protein sequence MTTAVSSVTSRNPADPSDVLVSFPAPGAFAAVAAVERARAAQPNWSTGGAAARSSALGAVAAALEAAADELTALAVREVGKPLTEARAEVARTVAIWRYYAQAPYEPLGAVHETAAGPGLLLTRRRPYGVAGLLTPWNFPFAIPSWKAAPALAAGNTVVLKPAPEATACARRLAALVEQALPAGVFTVLPGGATEGNALVSAADVVSFTGSTAVGRAVVHTATARGIPVQAEMGGLNAALVLPDADIERAALHIAAAIAGYAGQKCTATSRVIAVGAALDPLREALPEALRAVAVGDPADASTVCGPLINEPARDRVSRAWDGLSVLAGGTVPGLPGWYAAPTLVEKVPPDHPLLREEVFGPVAALLPADDLAHAVRITNSVPYGLVTSVHSAGLDPVLHGLDRLDTGMIRVNAPSTGVDFHLPFGGAKESGHGPREQGRAALEFYTSSRTYTLSPAETM from the coding sequence GTGACCACCGCCGTCTCCTCCGTCACCTCCCGCAACCCGGCCGACCCTTCCGATGTGCTGGTGTCGTTCCCGGCGCCCGGGGCCTTCGCCGCGGTGGCTGCCGTCGAGCGGGCCCGTGCGGCCCAGCCCAACTGGTCGACCGGCGGTGCCGCCGCCCGTTCGTCCGCCCTGGGCGCGGTCGCCGCCGCCCTCGAAGCCGCCGCGGACGAACTGACCGCGCTCGCCGTACGCGAAGTGGGCAAGCCGCTCACCGAGGCGCGCGCCGAGGTCGCCAGAACCGTCGCGATCTGGCGCTACTATGCCCAGGCCCCCTACGAACCCCTCGGCGCCGTGCACGAAACCGCCGCCGGCCCGGGGCTGCTGCTGACCCGCCGCCGTCCCTACGGAGTCGCCGGCCTCCTCACCCCGTGGAACTTCCCGTTCGCCATTCCGAGCTGGAAGGCCGCCCCGGCGCTCGCCGCGGGCAACACGGTGGTCCTCAAACCCGCCCCCGAGGCGACGGCCTGCGCCCGGCGCCTCGCCGCCCTCGTCGAGCAGGCCCTGCCGGCCGGGGTGTTCACCGTGCTGCCCGGCGGAGCGACCGAGGGCAACGCACTCGTCTCCGCCGCCGATGTCGTCTCCTTCACCGGGTCGACGGCCGTCGGCCGGGCGGTCGTGCATACGGCCACGGCCCGGGGCATCCCCGTCCAGGCCGAGATGGGGGGCCTGAACGCGGCCCTGGTCCTCCCGGACGCGGACATCGAACGGGCCGCGCTCCACATCGCGGCCGCGATCGCCGGATACGCGGGCCAGAAGTGCACCGCCACCAGTCGCGTGATCGCGGTCGGCGCGGCCCTCGACCCCCTGCGGGAGGCGCTCCCGGAAGCCCTGCGCGCAGTGGCCGTCGGTGACCCGGCCGACGCCTCCACCGTGTGCGGGCCGCTCATCAACGAGCCCGCACGCGACCGGGTCAGCAGAGCCTGGGACGGGCTCTCGGTCCTCGCGGGCGGCACCGTGCCCGGCCTTCCCGGCTGGTATGCGGCCCCGACCCTGGTCGAGAAGGTGCCACCGGACCACCCACTGCTGCGCGAGGAGGTCTTCGGGCCGGTCGCGGCGCTGCTGCCCGCCGACGACCTGGCCCACGCGGTCCGGATCACCAACTCGGTCCCGTACGGCCTGGTCACCTCGGTCCACTCGGCCGGCCTGGACCCGGTCCTGCACGGGCTCGACCGGCTCGACACCGGAATGATCAGGGTCAACGCCCCCTCCACCGGAGTCGACTTCCATCTGCCGTTCGGCGGCGCCAAGGAATCCGGCCACGGACCGCGGGAACAGGGCCGCGCCGCCCTGGAGTTCTACACCTCCAGCCGTACGTACACCCTGTCACCTGCGGAAACAATGTGA
- a CDS encoding alpha/beta fold hydrolase: protein MNPAYTTVDHVFTVPLDHSAPDGEDIQVFAREVVDPARAGERLPWLLYLQGGPGGKSPRPSHGSPGWLDQALTTHRVLLLDQRGTGRSTPVTARAAARFASPAQLAAYLGHFRADSIVADAELIRRQLCQDEPWETLGQSYGGFLTLTYLSRAPEGLRACYVTGGLPGLTATADDVYARTYPRVQDRVLDFYARYPDDAARLRRIADLLATTEVLLPDGDRLTVRRLRTLGLALGMGDGFERLHWLLDESLDTDGELTDTFLHQVRNLTGFTDNPLYAVLQETLYGQGAGPTDWAASRALEGFTAFTEEADPLLLTGEMIYPWMFREITGLRPFADATDLLAARADWPPLYDPHRLAANQVPLAAIVYHDDMYVDAGLSLRTAREVGATRVWVTNEWEHDGVSASGGRVLSRLMDLAAGRA from the coding sequence ATGAACCCCGCCTACACCACCGTCGATCACGTCTTCACCGTTCCCCTGGACCACTCCGCCCCCGACGGGGAGGACATACAGGTCTTCGCCCGCGAGGTCGTCGACCCGGCCCGCGCGGGCGAGCGGCTGCCCTGGCTGCTGTATCTGCAAGGCGGTCCGGGCGGCAAATCCCCCCGCCCGTCGCACGGTTCGCCCGGCTGGCTGGACCAGGCGCTCACGACCCACCGGGTGCTCCTGCTCGACCAGCGCGGCACCGGCCGTTCCACCCCGGTCACCGCCCGAGCCGCCGCCCGCTTCGCATCCCCCGCCCAACTCGCCGCGTACCTGGGACACTTCCGCGCCGACTCGATAGTGGCCGACGCCGAACTGATCCGCCGGCAACTCTGCCAGGACGAACCCTGGGAGACGCTCGGCCAGAGCTACGGCGGCTTCCTCACCCTCACCTACCTCTCCCGCGCCCCCGAGGGCCTGCGGGCCTGCTACGTGACCGGTGGTCTGCCCGGTCTCACCGCCACCGCCGACGACGTCTACGCCCGTACCTACCCCCGGGTGCAAGACCGCGTCCTCGACTTCTACGCCCGCTACCCGGACGACGCCGCCCGCCTCCGCAGGATTGCCGATCTCCTCGCGACCACCGAAGTCCTACTGCCCGACGGGGACCGGCTCACCGTCCGCCGGCTGCGCACCCTCGGCCTCGCCCTCGGCATGGGCGACGGCTTCGAACGGCTCCACTGGCTGCTCGATGAATCCCTGGACACCGACGGCGAGTTGACCGACACCTTCCTCCACCAGGTGCGGAACCTGACCGGCTTCACCGACAATCCCCTCTACGCCGTGCTGCAGGAGACGCTCTACGGGCAGGGCGCCGGCCCGACCGACTGGGCAGCCTCCCGGGCACTCGAAGGCTTCACCGCCTTCACCGAGGAGGCGGACCCCCTCCTCCTCACCGGAGAAATGATCTACCCCTGGATGTTCCGGGAGATCACCGGCCTGCGGCCCTTCGCGGACGCCACCGACCTGCTGGCCGCACGCGCCGACTGGCCGCCGCTGTACGACCCCCACCGCCTCGCCGCCAACCAGGTCCCGCTCGCCGCGATCGTCTACCACGACGACATGTACGTCGATGCCGGGCTCTCCCTGCGCACCGCGCGCGAGGTCGGCGCCACCCGCGTCTGGGTCACCAATGAGTGGGAGCACGACGGGGTCTCCGCCTCCGGCGGCCGGGTCCTGTCCCGCCTGATGGACCTGGCCGCAGGCCGCGCGTAA
- a CDS encoding dihydrodipicolinate synthase family protein has protein sequence MTTLTWNSNRPWRGIMVATALPLRDDLSVDHDAYARHVRWLIEQGCDGVVPNGSLGEYQTLTDEERARVVRTAVEAAGDGARVMPGVAAYGSAEARRWAEQAAEAGCGSVLLLPPNAYRADERAVRAHYTEVAKAGVPVVAYNNPLDTKVDLTPGLLARLHQDGSIVAVKEFSGDVRRAYEIAELAPELDLLIGADDVLLELAVAGAVGWIAGYPNAFPATCAELYHAAVAGDLETALPLYKSLHALLRWDSKTEFVQCIKLSMDLVGRRGGPARPPRSPLTGEIEAEVRAATEKARAAGHH, from the coding sequence ATGACCACCCTCACCTGGAACAGCAACCGCCCCTGGCGCGGGATCATGGTCGCCACGGCGCTGCCCCTGCGCGACGATCTCTCCGTCGACCACGACGCCTACGCCCGGCACGTCCGGTGGCTGATCGAGCAGGGCTGCGACGGTGTCGTACCGAACGGCTCGCTCGGCGAGTACCAGACCCTCACCGACGAGGAGCGGGCCCGCGTGGTGCGGACCGCGGTCGAAGCGGCGGGCGACGGTGCGCGGGTCATGCCCGGCGTCGCCGCCTACGGCAGCGCCGAGGCCCGGCGCTGGGCGGAGCAGGCGGCCGAAGCGGGCTGCGGCTCGGTCCTGCTGCTGCCCCCGAACGCCTACCGCGCCGACGAACGGGCCGTCCGCGCCCACTACACCGAGGTCGCAAAGGCGGGGGTGCCGGTCGTCGCGTACAACAACCCCCTCGACACCAAGGTGGATCTGACACCCGGACTGCTGGCCCGGCTGCACCAGGACGGCAGCATCGTCGCGGTCAAGGAATTCTCCGGCGATGTACGGCGGGCCTACGAGATCGCCGAACTCGCCCCGGAACTCGACCTGTTGATCGGCGCGGACGATGTCCTGCTCGAACTCGCCGTGGCCGGTGCGGTCGGCTGGATCGCCGGATACCCCAACGCCTTCCCCGCCACCTGCGCCGAGCTGTACCACGCCGCCGTCGCCGGTGACCTGGAGACCGCCCTGCCGCTCTACAAGTCCCTGCACGCGCTGCTGCGCTGGGATTCGAAGACGGAGTTCGTCCAGTGCATCAAGCTGTCCATGGACCTCGTCGGCCGCCGCGGTGGCCCCGCCCGCCCGCCGCGCTCCCCGCTCACGGGCGAGATCGAGGCCGAGGTCCGGGCCGCCACCGAGAAGGCCCGGGCCGCCGGACACCACTGA
- a CDS encoding NAD(P)/FAD-dependent oxidoreductase, protein MPTRRTSDVIVVGAGVVGAACAYYAARAGLSVTVLDRGPVAGGTTGAGEGNLLVSDKEPGPELDLALLSTGLWRELAELLPPQIEYEPKGGLVVAAGEAGMQALRDFAAGQGKAGVRAEEVPGDRLQELEPHLTPGLAGGFHYPQDAQVMPALAAAHLLRTVGDRVCLRLGEEVTGLLTAADGSVRGVRTAAGEVHAPHVVNAAGTWGGEFARLAGVGLPVLPRRGFVLVTEPLPRVVRRKVYAADYVADVASGSAALQTSAVVEGTAAGPVLIGASRERVGFDRTLSTEVLRRLAAQATALFPVLAGVRAMRTYVGFRPYLPDHLPAIGPDPRVPGLLHACGHEGAGIGLAPATGLLIARSLGGGELPLDPGPFNPARFEATA, encoded by the coding sequence GTGCCCACGAGAAGAACCTCGGATGTCATCGTCGTCGGCGCGGGCGTGGTCGGCGCGGCCTGCGCCTACTACGCGGCCCGCGCCGGCCTCTCCGTCACCGTGCTCGACCGCGGCCCCGTCGCGGGCGGCACCACGGGTGCCGGCGAGGGCAACCTCCTGGTCTCCGACAAGGAACCCGGGCCCGAACTCGATCTCGCCCTGCTGTCCACCGGGTTGTGGCGGGAACTGGCGGAACTGCTCCCGCCGCAGATCGAGTACGAGCCCAAGGGTGGCCTCGTGGTCGCCGCCGGTGAGGCCGGGATGCAGGCCCTGCGCGACTTCGCGGCCGGACAGGGCAAGGCCGGTGTGCGGGCGGAGGAGGTCCCGGGGGACCGGTTGCAGGAACTGGAGCCGCATCTGACTCCCGGTCTGGCAGGGGGCTTTCACTACCCGCAGGACGCGCAGGTGATGCCGGCCCTGGCCGCCGCGCATCTGCTGCGCACGGTGGGTGACCGGGTGTGTCTGCGGCTCGGTGAGGAGGTCACCGGCCTGCTGACCGCGGCGGACGGCTCGGTGCGGGGGGTGCGTACGGCGGCGGGTGAGGTGCATGCTCCGCATGTGGTCAATGCGGCCGGTACCTGGGGTGGCGAGTTCGCCCGGCTCGCGGGCGTCGGGCTACCGGTGCTGCCGCGCCGCGGCTTCGTGCTCGTCACGGAACCGCTGCCGCGGGTGGTGCGGCGCAAGGTCTACGCGGCCGACTATGTGGCCGATGTCGCCAGCGGTTCGGCGGCGCTGCAGACCTCGGCGGTGGTCGAGGGCACCGCGGCGGGCCCCGTCCTGATCGGTGCCAGCCGCGAACGGGTCGGTTTCGACCGCACGTTGTCGACCGAGGTGCTGCGCCGCCTGGCGGCCCAGGCCACCGCCCTGTTCCCGGTCCTGGCCGGGGTCCGCGCGATGCGGACGTACGTGGGGTTCCGCCCCTACCTCCCCGACCATCTGCCGGCCATCGGCCCCGATCCGCGGGTGCCCGGCCTGCTGCACGCCTGCGGACACGAAGGCGCGGGGATCGGTCTCGCCCCGGCCACCGGGCTGCTCATCGCGCGGTCCCTGGGCGGCGGCGAACTTCCCCTGGACCCGGGCCCGTTCAACCCCGCCCGCTTCGAAGCCACCGCCTGA